In one window of Aceticella autotrophica DNA:
- a CDS encoding GspE/PulE family protein → MNNVYDGHVYLGKILIENGVINSQQLEDALKIQKETGRRLGDILISIGACSQEAIADALAVQMGLNRAPEGFWENPPDPSVKGEIARKYKFFPLKLENGKLHVAISDPLNITTIDESRYVTGYKIIPEIATQTEIDRAIRRWYGISSDESLGIEEGFDDEDAEEDNAEGPTVRAVIDIINGALSERASDIHIEPRKDATLVRYRIDGALRDIMRMPKKMHYSIVSRIKVMAGLDIADRRVPQDGRIKLREPHEIDLRVSTLPTTLGEAVVLRILDKSRVLPKLEVLGYEGEDLSRIRRAIGMPYGLVLLTGPTGSGKTTTLYAALSEVVTPSINVITVEDPPEYELEGIRQVAVNVKADLTFATALRSILRQDPDVVMIGEIRDSETAKIAVQAAMTGHLVLSTLHTNDVASAPARLVDMGVEPYLVASCLLCVVAQRLVRRVCHECAEPYQPPVDSPVWGFLNTNGTPAVSLKHGRGCPSCGRTGYRGRIAIVEVMTASREIRELIRQNSTADKIRDLAVRDGMTTLLENARSKALEGITTPEEAMRVASSFD, encoded by the coding sequence AGCGATAGCCGATGCACTTGCTGTCCAGATGGGGCTTAACAGGGCGCCTGAAGGCTTTTGGGAAAATCCTCCGGACCCCTCGGTCAAAGGGGAAATTGCCCGTAAATACAAATTTTTTCCCTTAAAATTGGAAAACGGTAAACTCCATGTCGCCATATCCGACCCTCTTAATATTACAACCATTGATGAAAGCAGATATGTAACCGGCTATAAAATAATACCTGAAATCGCAACACAAACCGAGATTGACAGGGCAATAAGACGCTGGTACGGTATAAGCAGTGATGAGTCTTTGGGAATTGAAGAAGGCTTCGATGATGAGGATGCGGAGGAGGATAATGCGGAAGGTCCTACCGTAAGAGCAGTAATCGATATAATAAACGGAGCATTATCTGAAAGAGCAAGTGATATACATATAGAACCAAGAAAAGATGCTACATTAGTAAGATACCGTATTGACGGCGCTCTTCGGGACATTATGAGGATGCCGAAAAAGATGCATTACAGCATCGTATCACGAATCAAGGTAATGGCAGGGCTTGATATAGCCGACAGGAGAGTGCCTCAGGACGGGCGAATAAAACTGCGGGAACCCCATGAGATAGACCTGAGGGTATCAACACTTCCCACAACACTGGGAGAGGCTGTCGTGCTCCGAATATTGGACAAGTCCCGCGTACTGCCTAAACTGGAGGTTTTAGGATATGAGGGAGAAGATTTGTCAAGGATTAGAAGGGCAATCGGCATGCCTTACGGTCTTGTGCTTTTAACAGGACCTACGGGTTCAGGCAAGACCACCACCCTTTATGCAGCCTTATCGGAGGTTGTGACGCCATCAATAAATGTTATAACGGTTGAAGACCCGCCGGAATACGAATTGGAAGGCATAAGACAGGTGGCTGTAAATGTGAAGGCGGATTTGACCTTTGCTACGGCATTAAGGTCTATACTAAGGCAGGACCCGGATGTTGTTATGATTGGTGAAATAAGGGATTCGGAAACCGCAAAGATAGCTGTTCAGGCGGCAATGACCGGTCATTTGGTATTGTCAACACTTCATACAAATGATGTTGCATCGGCACCGGCAAGACTGGTCGACATGGGGGTAGAACCTTATCTTGTGGCTTCATGCCTGCTTTGTGTCGTGGCGCAGAGATTAGTCAGGAGGGTATGCCATGAATGTGCCGAACCATATCAGCCTCCGGTGGATTCGCCGGTTTGGGGTTTTCTCAATACAAACGGGACACCGGCAGTTTCATTGAAGCATGGCAGAGGATGTCCGTCATGCGGTCGTACCGGTTACAGAGGACGCATAGCAATTGTAGAAGTAATGACGGCATCACGGGAAATACGTGAGCTTATAAGGCAGAATTCCACTGCCGATAAAATAAGGGACCTTGCTGTTCGTGACGGCATGACGACTCTTTTGGAAAATGCAAGAAGCAAGGCATTGGAAGGTATAACTACACCCGAGGAGGCGATGAGGGTTGCATCATCTTTTGATTAA
- a CDS encoding type IV pilus modification PilV family protein, with protein MHHLLIKKLNNKGFTLIELVVTVAIVVVAAFMLAYAMIYPLQTQADSEKASTAAFLAQEKAEQLKADSYDNLDSYNSKPPETDVDGYKGFNRTVTVEKNIPDKNTKQITVEVTYPLIHGGTGTQMVVFERTVE; from the coding sequence TTGCATCATCTTTTGATTAAGAAGTTAAATAATAAGGGATTTACATTGATTGAACTGGTCGTGACGGTGGCAATAGTTGTAGTGGCTGCATTTATGCTTGCATATGCTATGATTTATCCTCTTCAAACACAGGCAGATTCAGAGAAGGCGTCGACGGCTGCCTTTTTGGCACAGGAGAAGGCTGAGCAGCTTAAGGCAGATTCATATGACAATTTAGATTCATATAATAGCAAACCTCCTGAAACTGATGTGGATGGATATAAGGGGTTTAATCGTACAGTTACAGTAGAAAAAAATATTCCTGACAAAAATACAAAGCAGATAACAGTGGAGGTAACATATCCTCTGATACACGGTGGGACTGGAACTCAAATGGTTGTATTTGAAAGGACGGTGGAATAG
- a CDS encoding PulJ/GspJ family protein — protein MRRISSRLKDKKGLTLLEVVVASSLAMVLLIVVLEMSWHVWGVFGKSKVHFDETSELRKAIYWVTRDLRSADKNTIVIVDAKGIEPHTLTMKIGTADVVTYKIDSSNNLVRIENNIIQRTIASGIAFDKDEFNFKEEDKVSGTLVTVTFNGVERAKEGKEGLQSCIMVY, from the coding sequence ATGCGCAGGATTTCCTCACGTCTTAAAGATAAGAAGGGATTGACGCTCTTAGAAGTTGTTGTGGCATCAAGTCTTGCCATGGTGCTGCTTATTGTTGTGCTTGAAATGTCTTGGCATGTATGGGGTGTATTCGGTAAAAGTAAGGTACACTTTGATGAAACATCTGAACTGCGTAAGGCAATTTACTGGGTTACAAGAGATTTGCGCTCTGCGGATAAAAATACTATTGTCATAGTTGATGCAAAAGGTATTGAACCACATACCCTGACAATGAAAATTGGAACGGCGGATGTAGTTACATATAAAATAGACAGCAGCAATAATCTTGTTCGTATTGAGAACAATATTATTCAACGTACGATAGCATCAGGTATAGCATTTGACAAAGATGAGTTTAATTTTAAAGAGGAAGATAAAGTAAGCGGCACATTGGTAACAGTGACGTTTAACGGTGTAGAAAGAGCTAAGGAAGGAAAGGAAGGTTTGCAATCATGTATAATGGTTTATTGA
- a CDS encoding PilN domain-containing protein, producing MSFKKAAGIDTEKGIAAISKVSGRDVTVEVFKDFMGKSLDEIIKDLHVIERAVVIGIGGSQTYMKIMKLPVDLDNRAVAETIKWQLTDVVGDRIVRHYITGKTSEYLCTLVGGVNKDEVQNVKAGAIDLRVAALWRGAMHFLKDDNNGPKVVVEKSNSGCRIVGGNGFLSFARELADDSDAEIQRTLLYCRSELGENIKVYYVGSDLPDETTAVGLSLHYYSEPRFNFLVKEKRSLNGIAIGSQFLKIAAASIILALLPYIAVLGYGIQTNIYTKRTDALAPQVQRYNTLKNECKKYHDWAAIAESFKVSPAYPYLEDIRHAVPSKCWLTAMNAVSTDKNASGTSTNNAQTSNTASGTAAKNTQTKIIDKASQIDLEGYSLDAASVGLMRDNLAALPWCSEVKAVSLQWDDKVGAYKFKLSAAIKQSQAGDKK from the coding sequence GTGTCATTTAAGAAGGCAGCAGGAATAGATACGGAAAAAGGTATAGCGGCAATATCGAAGGTGTCAGGCAGAGATGTAACGGTGGAAGTTTTCAAGGATTTTATGGGAAAAAGTTTAGATGAGATTATTAAGGATTTGCATGTTATTGAGAGGGCTGTAGTCATAGGAATTGGTGGCTCTCAGACATATATGAAAATAATGAAGCTGCCTGTCGACCTTGATAATAGGGCTGTTGCCGAAACGATAAAATGGCAGTTAACAGACGTCGTCGGCGACAGGATAGTAAGGCATTACATAACGGGTAAAACAAGCGAATATCTATGTACACTTGTAGGCGGTGTAAATAAGGATGAAGTACAAAATGTAAAAGCCGGTGCAATCGACTTGCGTGTTGCGGCTTTATGGCGCGGAGCCATGCATTTTTTGAAGGATGACAATAATGGACCGAAGGTTGTGGTTGAAAAATCAAATTCAGGGTGCAGGATTGTAGGAGGAAACGGTTTTTTATCATTTGCCCGTGAATTGGCTGACGACTCCGATGCTGAAATCCAGCGTACCTTGCTGTACTGCAGGTCTGAGCTTGGGGAAAATATTAAGGTTTATTATGTCGGAAGCGATTTGCCTGATGAAACAACGGCGGTTGGTTTATCACTGCATTATTATTCAGAGCCCCGTTTTAATTTTTTGGTAAAGGAAAAACGGTCATTAAATGGTATTGCTATCGGCAGTCAGTTTTTAAAAATTGCCGCTGCCAGTATTATTTTGGCTTTACTTCCTTATATAGCGGTATTAGGTTACGGCATACAGACAAATATATATACAAAAAGGACTGATGCGCTTGCCCCACAGGTGCAAAGATATAACACACTAAAAAACGAATGTAAAAAATATCATGACTGGGCAGCTATAGCCGAATCCTTTAAAGTATCTCCAGCGTATCCATATTTGGAGGATATACGCCATGCAGTACCGTCAAAATGCTGGCTTACGGCGATGAATGCGGTAAGTACGGATAAAAACGCGTCAGGAACAAGCACGAACAATGCGCAGACAAGCAATACCGCATCAGGAACAGCCGCCAAAAATACACAGACAAAGATAATAGACAAGGCTTCGCAGATAGATTTGGAGGGGTATTCCCTTGATGCGGCTTCAGTCGGTCTTATGCGGGACAATCTTGCGGCATTGCCTTGGTGCAGTGAAGTAAAAGCCGTATCATTGCAATGGGATGATAAGGTTGGTGCATATAAATTTAAACTATCGGCTGCAATAAAGCAGTCACAGGCAGGTGATAAAAAATGA
- the pilO gene encoding type 4a pilus biogenesis protein PilO — protein sequence MMDVKFDKSTDEKKGMGSLIILIGIIVLSLLLLGFGVEKMLQARASLMSAHDEYEKAQSEAAAIPKAERDLNNALQKWNDDKRYLWRSAETGIMFKDVEDAAKNHGVQLISMEPQNSIKSFYRGHLIAVPVKISFKGTFPGVLSAVADIEKLASPGEVRQFNISVPQNSQQTDAVGTVDAKLEAVFYSLNPPEMFGKVNGSSGRYDPFFPLIIPEQNQQPKDATKANTPSNTSNFFDQIFNMIFGTENKNNTSNTPSNTSSNSQSNKPNNTTNNTPNTSSKSN from the coding sequence ATGATGGATGTTAAGTTTGATAAAAGCACAGATGAAAAAAAAGGCATGGGAAGTTTAATAATATTGATAGGAATAATTGTTTTATCTCTTTTGCTTTTGGGATTTGGTGTAGAAAAGATGCTGCAAGCCAGAGCAAGTTTGATGAGCGCACATGATGAATATGAAAAGGCGCAGTCGGAAGCCGCAGCTATACCTAAGGCAGAAAGGGACCTTAATAATGCATTGCAAAAATGGAATGACGATAAAAGATATCTTTGGAGGTCTGCTGAAACAGGTATAATGTTTAAGGACGTTGAGGATGCGGCTAAAAACCACGGGGTGCAGCTTATATCTATGGAACCTCAAAATTCGATTAAATCGTTTTACAGGGGACATCTCATAGCCGTACCGGTTAAGATTTCCTTTAAAGGTACTTTTCCGGGAGTCCTGTCGGCTGTGGCAGACATAGAAAAGTTAGCAAGTCCGGGAGAGGTGAGGCAGTTTAATATATCTGTCCCTCAAAATTCTCAGCAAACCGATGCTGTCGGTACTGTAGATGCAAAATTAGAAGCGGTATTTTATTCTCTTAATCCTCCCGAGATGTTCGGCAAGGTAAATGGAAGTTCAGGCAGGTATGACCCCTTCTTTCCCCTGATTATACCGGAGCAAAATCAGCAGCCCAAGGATGCTACAAAGGCGAATACGCCAAGCAATACCTCAAATTTTTTTGACCAGATATTTAATATGATTTTTGGAACAGAGAATAAAAATAATACAAGCAATACCCCGAGCAATACTTCAAGCAATTCACAGAGCAATAAGCCAAATAATACCACAAATAATACTCCAAATACGTCATCAAAATCAAACTGA
- a CDS encoding lytic transglycosylase domain-containing protein, with product MSGIKNLFMFLKRVLINKKICRILTIWGIVITAIILSINAAVKAQSNGTNTKHEVIKNTVNIDNSEIHGKADIEPENVIQQYGFTDGSYRSYAVVKFNSNIIGAPSSGSITYADGKTVALKLNDGTMLYCSGFSKTGVKIGQYVNTGYPIGVAEGAVTVSAEYDGKMIDPVALLWNDKSQFIDEAKQVEEERMKITDELRQKEEQKQAEEELRRKELLQQLENMLKAQASPDIVDTSINNTANREEIRKMINNVSLEIGIDPDLITAVASAESDFNPNVVSDKGAQGVMQLMPETAKSLRVLNPFDSYQNIRGGAIYLKSLLSMYNGDIKLALAAYNAGPEAVKQYGGIPPYSETQAYVQSVLIKYQNLRMMKN from the coding sequence TTGTCGGGTATTAAAAATCTATTCATGTTTTTAAAAAGGGTTCTTATAAATAAAAAAATATGCAGGATTCTCACAATTTGGGGAATAGTTATAACTGCAATTATCTTATCAATAAATGCGGCTGTAAAAGCACAATCAAATGGAACAAATACAAAACATGAGGTTATTAAAAATACGGTTAATATAGATAACAGTGAAATTCATGGAAAAGCCGACATTGAGCCGGAAAATGTAATTCAGCAGTACGGATTTACGGACGGTTCTTATAGGTCTTATGCGGTAGTGAAGTTTAACAGCAATATTATAGGTGCGCCATCTTCCGGCAGTATAACATATGCAGACGGTAAAACTGTAGCATTAAAGCTGAATGACGGGACTATGCTTTATTGCAGCGGATTCAGCAAAACAGGAGTTAAGATTGGTCAATATGTAAATACCGGTTATCCGATAGGAGTGGCGGAAGGAGCGGTGACTGTCAGCGCCGAATACGACGGGAAAATGATTGACCCTGTAGCCTTATTGTGGAACGATAAATCGCAATTCATTGATGAAGCAAAACAAGTAGAGGAAGAACGAATGAAAATAACGGATGAACTGCGGCAAAAGGAGGAACAGAAACAGGCAGAAGAAGAATTGCGGCGGAAGGAACTGCTTCAACAATTAGAGAATATGCTTAAAGCTCAAGCCAGCCCCGATATTGTCGATACATCAATTAATAACACGGCAAACAGGGAAGAAATAAGGAAAATGATAAATAATGTTTCTTTGGAGATTGGAATAGACCCCGATCTTATAACGGCTGTAGCATCGGCAGAATCCGATTTCAATCCAAATGTGGTATCAGATAAGGGAGCTCAGGGGGTAATGCAGTTGATGCCTGAAACGGCGAAATCTCTCAGGGTACTTAATCCCTTTGATTCATATCAGAATATTCGCGGCGGCGCGATATATTTAAAAAGTCTGCTTTCAATGTATAATGGGGATATCAAGTTGGCATTGGCGGCGTATAATGCAGGACCGGAAGCTGTAAAACAATATGGCGGGATTCCGCCGTATAGTGAAACACAGGCATATGTGCAGTCAGTCCTTATAAAATATCAAAATCTAAGAATGATGAAAAATTAG
- a CDS encoding type IV pilus twitching motility protein PilT, whose translation MSDLKEDFPYKGENLVDDLLTLAVRCKASDLHITAGTYPVLRLHGRLRKLGDLLDSDSPEIKNEIEAVLTQWPELRDKVSPELANRIANLTLRNDRFIDDFNKRWNTDLAISVPGVSRFRVNVFRQRGNCAVAFRVLSNKAPNLDELFAHSPKTAEVLKGFAELPRGLILVTGPTGSGKSTTLAAMIDHISKTSERHIITLEDPIEYLYQHQKGVVNQREVGEDVLSFAEGLRAALREDPDVILVGEMRDLDTISTAISAAETGHLVLSTLHTITAAETVERIIDTFPPSQQQQIRVQLSGVLRGVSSQQLLPRKDGSGRVCAAEILVAVHAVRSLIRESKTHQIPTTIQTGSADGMVSMDKALADLVLYGLVSREEAEERVVEYKVFEKYLGMM comes from the coding sequence ATGTCAGATTTAAAAGAGGATTTTCCTTACAAAGGCGAAAACTTAGTCGATGATTTATTAACACTTGCCGTAAGATGTAAGGCGTCGGATTTGCATATTACAGCGGGTACATATCCGGTACTGCGCTTGCATGGCAGATTGCGAAAACTTGGTGATTTGCTTGACTCTGATTCGCCGGAGATTAAAAATGAAATTGAAGCCGTATTAACACAATGGCCTGAATTGCGAGACAAGGTTTCGCCTGAGCTTGCAAATCGAATAGCTAATCTGACGTTAAGAAACGACAGATTTATCGATGATTTTAACAAGCGCTGGAATACAGACTTAGCCATATCGGTGCCCGGGGTTTCACGTTTCAGGGTGAATGTTTTCAGACAGAGAGGAAACTGTGCCGTAGCCTTTCGTGTTCTTTCTAATAAGGCGCCTAATTTGGATGAATTATTTGCACATTCCCCGAAGACGGCTGAGGTGTTAAAAGGATTTGCGGAACTTCCAAGGGGGTTAATACTTGTAACGGGTCCGACCGGTTCGGGTAAGTCTACCACCTTAGCAGCAATGATAGACCATATAAGTAAAACCTCCGAACGTCATATAATTACGCTGGAGGACCCTATCGAATATTTGTATCAACATCAAAAAGGAGTTGTTAATCAGCGTGAGGTAGGAGAGGATGTTTTATCTTTTGCCGAAGGTTTGCGCGCGGCATTGCGTGAAGACCCCGATGTTATACTTGTGGGAGAGATGAGGGACTTAGATACTATTTCTACTGCTATATCTGCGGCAGAAACAGGACATTTGGTGCTGTCGACACTTCATACAATTACCGCGGCAGAAACGGTTGAAAGGATTATTGATACATTTCCACCATCTCAGCAACAACAGATTAGGGTACAACTATCGGGTGTATTAAGAGGAGTATCGTCACAGCAGCTTCTTCCGAGAAAGGACGGCAGCGGAAGGGTATGCGCCGCTGAAATATTAGTTGCCGTACATGCTGTACGCTCCCTTATAAGGGAAAGTAAAACACATCAAATACCTACAACCATACAGACGGGTTCGGCTGATGGAATGGTAT